The DNA sequence AAGAAGGTATTCCAGTAATATCTATCGATTCGGTCATTGAAAACGAAGGAGTTGATGTTCAGATAGGGGTGGATAATTACGAATCTTCTGTAAAACTCGGAGAATATTTTAATAATTACATGGAAGAAGAGTGGGGAGAAGAAGCTATCGAAATGGGGGCAGTAGGAGCACTGAATTCTCCAATTCAAATTAACCGTCAAGATGGTTTTATGGATACTATCCTTGAAGATGACCAAGTAGACTTAGTTAATACAGTAGATGGAGAAAATGTTCAGGAGAGAGCTCTTTCAGCTACAGAAGATTTATTTACTGCAAATCCTAATCTAAACGCTGCGTTTGCAACAGGCGAACCAGCATTCATAGGCATGGTTTCAGGCGTGAGATCACAACAAGCCCAAGATTCTATAAAACTTTTCGGGTGGGACCTAAGCGAACAAGTTATCGAGGGAATTGACGAAGGATTCGTGGAAGCTGTCGTGCAGCAGCATCCGGATGAATATGGGGCGGCTGCCATTGAAGCGGCTATTTCGTTAAACGATGGAGAAGAAGTAGAGGAAGAGATTGATATCCCAGCATCTATTGTAACGGAAGATAATGTTGAAGATTTTCGTTACTTGTTCGAATAAAAATGAAGAATAAGGAGGTCATGAAATGAGTGATAATAAAATAGAAATGCGCGGAATTGAAAAATCCTTCGGGGCGGTTAAACCGCTTCGGGGGGTGGATCTTCATTTAAAAGAAGGAGAATGTCTTGGACTTCTTGGAGATAATGGTGCTGGTAAGTCTACATTAATGAAAATTCTAAGTGGAGTAGTCATTCCTGATAAAGGATCATTTTCTTTTGAAGGACGCACAGTAAAAATTTCAAACCCTCGTGATGCTAAAGATTTGAAAATCGAAACTATTTTCCAGGATTTATCTCTATGTGACACTTTGAATGTTGCAAGTAATATGTTTCTCGGAAGAGAGCCGGTCAAAAAAGGACGCTTGATTGACCACAAAAATATGCATGAAAAAGCAAAAGCAGAACTTAATAAGTTGAAAATAAACATATCATCAACGCGCTTAAAAGTACAAAATATGTCAGGGGGGCAGCGACAAGCAGTCGCTATAGCAAGAGCTATGGCTTTTCGTCCAAAAGTGCTGATCATGGATGAGCCTACCGCAGCTCTTGGGGTAAAGGAAGTAAATATGGTGTTGAACCTCATCAATACCATTAAGGAACAAGGGGTTAGCGTTATATTGATCACTCATAGACTGCAAGACCTTTTTGAAGTCTGTGACCGGCTGATGGTTCTGCATGAAGGCAAATGTATTGATGATCGTTCAATTGACGAATTTACATTGGAAACGATAATTCAGTCAATTATGGGTAATCCCCAGGGGGTGCAAACAATATGAATCAAACGAAAATAGCTAATAATACGGAAGCTAAAAGAGAGATACAAATAGGGCAAAATTGGAAAGAATGGGCAGTAGAGCATAAACAGATTTTAAGCATTTTTGGGATATTAATAGCTATTACGTTCAGCTTCGCGGTTTTGACAGATTCTTTCCTCACTTCTAATAACGCTTTGAATTTGATAATGCAGTTAGCACCAAACCTAATTGTCGCAGTAGCTATGACCTTTGTTATCACAACTGGTGGTATTGACTTGTCGGTGGGTTCTATTCTTGCCCTTGCCAGTGCTTTGACGGCTGTTTTGTTAAGTGCAGGATTTGCTACACCCGTGGTTCTTTTACTAGTGATCATGGCAGGTATATTGATGGGAAGCATCAATGGTTATATAGTAGCTTACCATGCAATACCACCTCTAATTGTAACACTTGCTGCGATGCTCTATGTTCGAGGGCTGGCACTGTTAATAACAGGTGGATATTCTGTTGCTATTGCCTCGGATAGTGGGCTGCTAACTGTTGGAATAGGAACTTTTCTCGGAATCCCTGTACCAGCAATTTTAGCAATATTGATTATGGTCATAGGAATAATCGCCTTGCGTCATACTAGATACGGTACTTATGTGACGGGAATTGGGGCTAATGAAGAAGCTGTGCGCCGATCGGGAGTAAACACTAAAACTGTTAAGTTGTTTACGTACATGTTTAGTGGAGGAGCAGCTGCATTGGCTGGTCTGATCATCGCTTCACGTCTTGGATCAGGTTCTTCAAATATTGGACTGATGTTTGAACTTGATATTATAGCTGCTGTAGTTTTAGGAGGCACTGCACTATTTGGAGGAGCTGGTACAATTATTGGGTCTCTTATCGGGGTTACTATCATTGGAGTTATAAATAACGGATTAACACTTATGCAAGTTTCTCCATATGTTATTCAAATTGTGGAAGGTATAGTCTTACTAATTGCAGTTATAGTTAATATCAGAGTGTTTGGCCGCAAACGTATGTAGTTTTAAGGAGGTGTGAATATGCCAGAAGTTCAAACAGTTACTGGTCTTATTCCAGTTGAGAATTTAGGTATTACTCTGATGCATGAACATATATTTGTGGACAGAAGACATTTATGGAAGAAACCACAAGAAGTGGAGGATTCGTTTGCTTATGCTCCAGTTTCATTGTCGATTGTAAACGAATTAAAGCATACTCCCTACGGAAACCTTGATAACAATCATTATACTGACTTAGAAGAATCTTCTCAGGAATTAGATTATTTCAAAAGTGAAGGTGGAGGCAGTGTAGTAGATGTAACCATTCCAGGGATTGGTCGCGATCCGGAGAAGTTAAAACAAGTTTCAGAGAATACAGAGCTTCCTGTCATTATGGGATGTGGATACTATTTGGAACCTACTTTTCCTCCAGGAGTTAAAGAAGCTTCTAAAGAACAAATACGTGACTGGATACTTCAAGATATATACGAAGGTGTAGGTCCTGAAAAAATTAAAGCAGGAATTATAGGCGAAATAGGTATCAGTCCATATAAGACAGCGGCAGAAGTGAAAGTACTCAGAGGCGCAGCTATGGCTCAACGTGAATCTGGTCGTGTGTTAACTATTCACATGCCAGGATGGGAGCGGTACGGTCATGAAGTGCTGGATATCGTGGAAGAAGAGGGAGGAGATATTGACTTGGTTATTCTGGATCACATGAACCCAAGTCACGAAGATATCAGCTATCAAACCTCTCTTGCAGAAAGAGGTGCCTATCTCGAATACGATATGATAGGTATTGAATTACTTTTTCCAGAAGGACAATCTCCTTCCGATGAACAAAGTGCACAAGCTATTTGTGAATTATTAGATCGAGGATTTGAAAAATCTCTACTTCTCTCACAAGATGTGTTTCTGAAGTCACTTTTAAGAAAATATGGAGGAGGTGGCTTTAGTCATCTTCTTAGACATTTTGTTCCACGATTAAAAAGAATGGGAGTGAGCGAAAAAGAAATTCATACTATGCTGGAAAACAATCCTCAGCAATTGTTTTCAAAAGCTTCGGTGAAAGTATGAGTACTCTTTACGAAGATTGGGTCGATTTCGCTCACCTCGGCCCTAAACCTGCCGGCAGTAAAATGAATGAAGCAGCTTCACAGTGGTTAGAAGACAGTTTGAAGCAAGAAGGGATTACTTCACATCAACATAGATTCGACACCACAGTATGGACATTAAAAAATTTTGAGCCATTAAAGATGGTTGAAAGCGATCAAATTTTAGAATCTTATCCTGCTGTTGGAAGTAGTTCTGGGAATATCAAACAAGGTTTAATTGAACGCAGTGGAACAACAAATATATGGCATATGTACCAATGGCCCCGTTATACCGTAAAAAATCATGTGGGGAAAGTAATAGCTCATATTACTGCTCGACCGGACGGGCCGCCTTTAAGTCAAACGTTATTAGAAACATGGAATTACCCACACTTGTTTGTTGGAGAAGATACTTTTCGAGAGTGGGAAGCATTGATTAATTCTGGAAAAACTCCAACAGTATCATTTCAAATTGAAACCGAAATAACGAAAAAGGAACTGATTAATGTACACGGTATTATAAAAGGGACTAATTCAGACCTTCCCCCGTTAGTTATTGGTGCCCATTTTGATACCATGTACAATACTATTGGAGCGTACGATAATGCTTCTGGAACTATGGTACTCCTTCATTTAATAAAACACCTTTTTGATAAGCCTATTGAACGTGATATACATTATGTTTTTTTTAATGCAGAAGAGCTTTTGCTGGCAGGAAGTAAAGCTTTCGTAAATGATTTTTACAGTGAAAAAGATTCACTCAACATTATGATTAATATAGAAGGGATGGGCAGAGGCTCACAAGTAGATATCTGGTCAACAAATCCAAATAAAATTAAAAATTTGGAGCTTTTAAAAAGTAATTTTGATAGTTTACATCAGATCACACCTCCTTTGGCAGGTTCCGATCATCAACCTTTCGTGGATGTCGGTCATCCAGCAATGATGCTTACAGTAAATGATCAGGAGATTATACACAGTAGAAGAGATGTACCACAAAGTGAGATGGTCAAAAACATGAAAATATTATATTCTTATTTAGAAAAAATAACAGTCTAAAGGGTGGATAGAATATGAAGCTATTGTTTGTTGGAGAATCTTGGACTAAACATACAATTCATGTAAAAGGATTTGATTCTTTTACTACTTCAGAGTACGAAGAAGGTGCTGGAGCTTTTCTTCGAGCTATGAAGGAATATAAAGTAGATGTGACTTATATAAGAGCCCACGAAATCGATGAAAAATTCCCTTCCACCTATGAAGAAATTAAAGCTTACGACGCTGTGATATTAAGTGATATAGGAAGTAATTCTTTCCTTTTAGCGAATCAGACTTTTAATCATTCACAAAGATCTATAGATAAATTACAGTTAATTGAGAAGTATGTTCGGTCAGGAGGAGGCTTTGGCATGATAGGTGGGTATATGTCATTCCAAGGTATTGATGGGAAAGCGAAGTTTAAAAATACAGTAATTGAAAAGTTACTTCCAGTTTTTTTAGAAAAAACTGACGATAGAGTAGAAAAACCAGAGGGGGTTAATCCTAAAATAGAAAAACAACATGAAATTTTAAATGAAGTTGAGAATAACTGGCCACATTTTCTAGGATATAATGAACTAAAGCTCAAACCACATGCAGAATTAATTCTGTCAATTAACGAAGATCCCCTTGTAGCGTTGGGAGAACATGGGGAAGGGAGAAGTTTTATTTTTTCAAGTGATCTCGCGCCTCACTGGGGACCAAAAGAATTTGTAGAATGGCAAAGCTATCCTGTATTTTGGAAAAATATCGTTTCATGGGTAGGGAAAGCATAAAACCTTTAGTACTATTTTTACTAATTAGTTTTACGTCTTCTATCTTAAACTGAACGACAATATCAAGCCGGGAAATGATTACACTCACCTGCCTTGTCAAAACGAGCAGGGGAAAAAAGCCTTTTAAATAATTTCAAGCAGCCGTCGAAGGATCCTTCGACGGCTGTTTCCTTTCTCTTCATCGGGGAATTGGAGGCGTCATGCATATAAACTTCTCACCACATTCGCGGATTAATCCCTAGGCTAATTCTATAGATGTCTTTACGAAAAAGCAGAATATCAGCTATTTGAAGTAAGGAATTTAAACAGAATGTGAAAGTGACTTACTGGAA is a window from the Alkalicoccus halolimnae genome containing:
- a CDS encoding substrate-binding domain-containing protein → MKKRNMVLFAAIGSTFTLLAACGEVDNESLNEETEASSNNGGNNSAEADLEEDVAVEAGEDAPTIGMTVINQEAWFFTEMVRGAEEAAEELGVNLAVFNANNDTVDQYNGAEDYINSGVDALVINAIDVEAMDPIVESAEEEGIPVISIDSVIENEGVDVQIGVDNYESSVKLGEYFNNYMEEEWGEEAIEMGAVGALNSPIQINRQDGFMDTILEDDQVDLVNTVDGENVQERALSATEDLFTANPNLNAAFATGEPAFIGMVSGVRSQQAQDSIKLFGWDLSEQVIEGIDEGFVEAVVQQHPDEYGAAAIEAAISLNDGEEVEEEIDIPASIVTEDNVEDFRYLFE
- a CDS encoding ATP-binding cassette domain-containing protein, whose protein sequence is MSDNKIEMRGIEKSFGAVKPLRGVDLHLKEGECLGLLGDNGAGKSTLMKILSGVVIPDKGSFSFEGRTVKISNPRDAKDLKIETIFQDLSLCDTLNVASNMFLGREPVKKGRLIDHKNMHEKAKAELNKLKINISSTRLKVQNMSGGQRQAVAIARAMAFRPKVLIMDEPTAALGVKEVNMVLNLINTIKEQGVSVILITHRLQDLFEVCDRLMVLHEGKCIDDRSIDEFTLETIIQSIMGNPQGVQTI
- a CDS encoding ABC transporter permease; protein product: MNQTKIANNTEAKREIQIGQNWKEWAVEHKQILSIFGILIAITFSFAVLTDSFLTSNNALNLIMQLAPNLIVAVAMTFVITTGGIDLSVGSILALASALTAVLLSAGFATPVVLLLVIMAGILMGSINGYIVAYHAIPPLIVTLAAMLYVRGLALLITGGYSVAIASDSGLLTVGIGTFLGIPVPAILAILIMVIGIIALRHTRYGTYVTGIGANEEAVRRSGVNTKTVKLFTYMFSGGAAALAGLIIASRLGSGSSNIGLMFELDIIAAVVLGGTALFGGAGTIIGSLIGVTIIGVINNGLTLMQVSPYVIQIVEGIVLLIAVIVNIRVFGRKRM
- a CDS encoding phosphotriesterase family protein; translation: MPEVQTVTGLIPVENLGITLMHEHIFVDRRHLWKKPQEVEDSFAYAPVSLSIVNELKHTPYGNLDNNHYTDLEESSQELDYFKSEGGGSVVDVTIPGIGRDPEKLKQVSENTELPVIMGCGYYLEPTFPPGVKEASKEQIRDWILQDIYEGVGPEKIKAGIIGEIGISPYKTAAEVKVLRGAAMAQRESGRVLTIHMPGWERYGHEVLDIVEEEGGDIDLVILDHMNPSHEDISYQTSLAERGAYLEYDMIGIELLFPEGQSPSDEQSAQAICELLDRGFEKSLLLSQDVFLKSLLRKYGGGGFSHLLRHFVPRLKRMGVSEKEIHTMLENNPQQLFSKASVKV
- a CDS encoding M28 family metallopeptidase translates to MSTLYEDWVDFAHLGPKPAGSKMNEAASQWLEDSLKQEGITSHQHRFDTTVWTLKNFEPLKMVESDQILESYPAVGSSSGNIKQGLIERSGTTNIWHMYQWPRYTVKNHVGKVIAHITARPDGPPLSQTLLETWNYPHLFVGEDTFREWEALINSGKTPTVSFQIETEITKKELINVHGIIKGTNSDLPPLVIGAHFDTMYNTIGAYDNASGTMVLLHLIKHLFDKPIERDIHYVFFNAEELLLAGSKAFVNDFYSEKDSLNIMINIEGMGRGSQVDIWSTNPNKIKNLELLKSNFDSLHQITPPLAGSDHQPFVDVGHPAMMLTVNDQEIIHSRRDVPQSEMVKNMKILYSYLEKITV
- a CDS encoding glutamine amidotransferase codes for the protein MKLLFVGESWTKHTIHVKGFDSFTTSEYEEGAGAFLRAMKEYKVDVTYIRAHEIDEKFPSTYEEIKAYDAVILSDIGSNSFLLANQTFNHSQRSIDKLQLIEKYVRSGGGFGMIGGYMSFQGIDGKAKFKNTVIEKLLPVFLEKTDDRVEKPEGVNPKIEKQHEILNEVENNWPHFLGYNELKLKPHAELILSINEDPLVALGEHGEGRSFIFSSDLAPHWGPKEFVEWQSYPVFWKNIVSWVGKA